The Chthoniobacterales bacterium nucleotide sequence AACCCTTGGAATAAGCCCCGCGGTCGGGCGCAGCTTCACGGAGGAAGAATCGGTCGCGCAGAAGAACGTCGTCATCTTGACGGACGGCTTTTGGAGGAAGGAGTTCGGTGCCGATCCAAAAATATTGGCCCGCGATACTCGCATAAACGGTATCCCAAGAGAGATCGTTGGCGTTCTGCCCCCTGAGTTTCGTTTTCTCTCTTCCGAGGCGCGCGTTTTTGTCGGGTTAAAAACCGACGCACTCCAGCGTGGACCGAACGCGCGTCATTCTGGCGGCGGCGGCACGCACCTGATTGCGCGCTTGAAACCGGGTGCGACGATCGCGGACGCACAAGCCCAGATCGACGCTCACAACGCCGAAATGGAGAAGGACAATCCGCAGGCAAAAATGATGGCCGAAGCCGGCTTCCGTTCGCTGGTGGTTCCGCTGCATGCCTACCACGTCCGATCTGTCCGCCCGACCCTTTTGTTGCTGCAGGGCGGCGTCTTTTTCCTTCTGCTTATCGGCGCGGTGAACCTCGTGAATCTTCTCCTGATTCGCGCGAGCGGTCGCGCGAAGGAAGTGGCAATCCGGCAATCGATGGGCGCGAGCCGGTGGCACGTTGTGAAGCAGGTGATGATCGAGACGGTGTTGCTGACGTCGGTGGGCGGCGTCATGGGATTGATCATCGGAGCGTGGGGGATCCGGCTCCTGGAAGTTCTCGGCGCGGATCGTTTGCCGCTCGGCGCGCGCATCGCGTTCGACGATTCGCTCGCCGTCGTCGGGCTCCTCAGCGCGATCGTCCTTGGGATCGTGATCGCGGCGCCAATCGCCTGGTTCAACCTGCGCAGCCATCTCGCGAATGCGCTTCAATCCGAGTCGCGCTCCGGCACAGTCAGCCGCGCCGCGCAACAACTGCGCCACGGCTTCATTGTCGCCCAGATCGCGCTCGCCTTTGTTTTGCTCGCGGGAGCGGCGCTCCTCGGGCTGAGTTTGAAAAACGTCATGGCGGCTCCGTCCGGTTTTCGGGCCGAGCACGTTCTCACCGGCGAGTGCGCCATCTCGTGGCACGAAATTCAGAACCGCGTCGCCACCTTCGATCGCTTGCTGGATTCGATCCGGCAACAGCCGGGAGTCGTTTCCGCGGGAACGATCACCAGCATTCCGCTGAGCGGCGATAGCGGCAAGACGGCCGTCACACCGAAGGGCTATGTGCCGCCGCCCGGTCAATCGGTGCACGGTCATTATTCGTATGCCGTCCACGGTGATTACTTCTCGGTTCTCGGCATCCCCCTGCGCGAAGGACGTTTTCTCATCTCCGAAGATTCCCATCGATCGGAACGCGTTTGTGTGGTGGACGAAGATCTGGTGCGCCGTTACTGGCCCACCGGCGGCGCGCTCGGCCAGAAGATCGCCTTGGGCGACGAATCAGATGATGCGCACCTCTTCACGATTGTCGGGATCGTCGGGTCGGTGAAACAAGCCGAGCTCACCGAGCCCTCGGGACAGGGCGCCGTCTACCTGCCTTTTTCGCAACGGGAGAGCAATAGTGTTTTCATCGTGACCCGCACGAGCCAGCGTCCGGAAGCATTCGCCGAGACGTTGCGAAAACTCGTCCACGCGGCGAATCCGCAGCTGGCGGTCGATAACATCCGCTCGATGGAAACGCGTGTCGCCGACAGCCTCATCGCGCGGCGCTCGCCGGCCTTGCTCGCCGTAATTTTCGCCGGTGTCGCTTTGCTCCTGGCAGCGATTGGAACCTACGGCGTTCTGAGTTACGCCGTCGCGCAGCGGACCCGGGAGATCGGGATTCGAATGGCGGTCGGCGCGCAGCGCGAACAAATCGGCGCGCAGTTTCTCAAGATCGGTTTGCGGTTGTTGATCGCCGGGAGCGTGTTCGGCCTGATCGGGGCCGCGATCTGCGGGCGCGCTCTGCAAAGCATCCTCTTCAATGTTCCGCCGCTCCATCTCGCCACGCTGTTGACGACGGCGGCAATCATGACGGTCGTCTCCCTGATTGCCTGCTGGCTGCCGGCTCGCCGAGCGAGCCGCACCGATCCAATGGAAGCTCTCCGCGCCGAATGAAGAAGGAAGTGACCTGTGACGAGTGACAAGTGACAAGATGAACCCGGCCAATCGAAATTCGAGAATTGAGAATCGAAAATTCCTATGATCACCGATCTTCGCTCCGCCTTTCGTCAACTTTCCAAATCGCCGGGGTTCGCCTTCATGGCCATCGCCACGCTCGCCGTCGCGATTGGTCTCAACACGGCGATTTTCACCGTCGTTCACGCGCTCTTACTCGATCCATTTCCTTATCCGAACTCGGACCGCCTCGTGCAGTTGCGGCAGCAGAAACCGCACGTTGAGCCGGAGCCGCGCACGAATTACACCGGGCGCGAGTTTGGCGCGTTTCACGAACAGGCGCGCAGCTTTTCGGGTTTGGCGGCGATGGAGCCAGTTTCGCGCAACGTCACCGTCGGCAATCAGGAACCCGAGCGTGTCGGCGGCGCGAAAGTGACGGCGGACTTTTTCACCCTGCTCGGCATCGCTCCGCAGCTTGGGCGAACCTTGTTACCGGAAGAGCAGGGAACTGGCGGACCGCGCGTGGTCGTGATCGGCCAGCAGTTGTGGAAGAACCGATTTGGCGGCGATCCGAATATCGTCGGCCGTACGCTCGAGCTGGACGCGGAGCCGTTCACGATCGTCGGCGTAATGCCGGCGCGCTTTCAGTACGCGAACACGGCCTTCTGGTTCCCGTTCCCGTTTGAAATGCAAAACGCGCCGCAGCGCTGGTACACCGTGATCGGCCGGCTCGCGTCCGGTGCGACGATCGCTTCCGCCAACGCGGAGCTGAAGACACTCGCCGGGCGTTTCGTCCAGACGCAACCGGGAGTCTCGGATTATTCCGGCTGGACCGTCTTCGCGCTTCCGTTGCGTGATGCGCTTCTTGGAAGTGTCCGGACAGCGGTGATCGTTCTCACCGCGGCGGTCGCACTCGTCCTGTTGATCGCGTGCGCGAATGTGGCGGGGTTGTTGCTCGTCCGGTCGAGCACGCGCCAGCGGGAGATCGCAATTCGCGCGGCCATCGGAGCCAGCCGTGCGCATTTGTTGCGGCAGTTTCTTTTTGAAAGCGGTGTGCTCGCGTTGATTGGCGGCGCCCTTGGAATTCTTCTCGCGGCCTGGAGTATCGAGCCATTGATCAAGCTCTTGCCGGAAGCCGGACTAATCGATGGCGGGATTCCGGCGGAGACTTCGATCCACTTGTCGGCGCCGGTATTGTTATTCGCGGTCGGCGTCACCTTCGCGACGACATTGCTCTTCGGGTTGTGGCCGGCATGGCAGGCCTCGCGCACGGATGCGGGACTTGCGCTGCGTCTTGGCGATCGCTCCGGACAGGGGGGACGCCAGCCCCTCCGCGCGGCGCTGATTGTGACCGAGATCGCCCTGGCTGTCGTGCTCCTGGCCGGCGCCGGATTACTGTTGCGCAGCTTCGCCCAGCTGGTCTCCACGGATCCGGGGTTCAGACCTGAAAAGGTCCTGACCGCTCGGATCAATCTCCCGCCGGCTCGCTATGACAAGGCCGGCGCGGTCTCCAGTTTCGCGGAGCAACTGACCGCGCAGATTGCGACGCTGCCGGGCGTGAACGCAGCCGCAGCCGTGTCCCATCCGCCCTTCTCATTCGCCGACCGGTTCCCGTTCGCGGTGGAAGGCAAGACCGCGACGGAGCAACGGTTGAGCGCGGACAACCGCGTGGTGTCGCCGAACTATTACGACGTCATGGGCATTCCGCTCCGGCGCGGGCGCGCGTTTACCGATCACGACCGGGCCGATCAGCCGGGCGTTGTGATAATTAATGAAGCAATGGCGCGGCGAACCTGGCCGGATGAGGATGCGATCGGCAAACGCATCATTGTTTACGTCGCGGGCCAGGAATTCCCGATGACGGTCGTCGGGATTGTGGCCGATTCGCGCCAGCTCGATCTCGAACAAGCGACCGCGCCCGAGATGAATTTCCCGATGGCGCAGATGGCGAGGATGCTGCGGCGAATCAATATTGTCGTGCGGACGAACACGGAGCCGAACAGCCTCGTGCCGGCGATTCGCACCGAAGTCGGGAAGATTGATCCGCAGCTTCCGCTCTACAACATCACGACGATGAGCGCGGCGGTGAGCGATACGGTCGGTGTCCGGCGCTTCGCCATGGCGGTGCTCGGGTTGTTTGCGGCGGTGGCGCTGCTTCTCGCGCTTTCGGGGATTTACGGCGTAATCGCTCACGCGGTTGCGCAACGCACCCACGAGATCGGGATCCGAATGGCGCTGGGCGCGGCGCGCGAGGACGTCCTGCGCATGATCCTGGGCGAAGGTGGCCGACTCGCGCTGGCCGGCGTCGGGATCGGGATCGGCGCTTCGTTTCTGCTTACGCAATGGCTTCGCACCCTGCTCTACGGCGTGAGCGCCACCGACCCGCTCACCTTTCTTGCCGTCGCTTTGCTCCTCCTTTTTACCGCGATGTTCGCCTGCTGGATTCCAGCTCGGCGCGCCTCGCGTGTGGACCCCATGATCGCCCTTCGCTCCGAATGAGATTCATCAATCGAAAATCCATATGCTAAACGACTTCCGTTACGCGCTCCGTCAGCTCATCAAAGCTCCAAGCTTCACCTTCGTCGCCATCATCACGCTCGCGCTCGGGATCGGCGCCTGCACGGCGATCTTCTCCGTCGTCAACACGGTGCTTCTCCGCCCGCTCGACGCTCCGGATTCCGACCGGCTGGTCGTGATTCGCGAGACGCAATTGCCGCAGTTTCCGGAGTTCTCCGTCTCGCCACCAAATTATCTCGACTGGGAAAAACAAACGAAGTCGTACGAATACCTCGCGGCCTATACCGGCGCATCCTTGAACCTGACCGGCGAAGGCGAACCGCAGCGGCTTGTCGGCCTGAAAGTGACCGGGCATTATTTTGATGTCTATGGAGTGAAGCCGGTCCTCGGGCGCCTGTTGCTTCCGGAGGAAGACGCGCCTGGAAAAAACCACGTCGTGGTCCTGAGCCATGGATTTTGGCAGCGTGTCTTTGGCGGCACGAAGGATGTGATCGGCCGCTCGGTCCAGCTCAACGGCGAGCCGTACCAGATCGTGGGCGTGGCGCCGTATCTCGGAATCGCGAGCAAGGTCGATGTCTGGACGCCGATGGCGTTTAAGCCCGACGAAACCGACAACAAGGCGCGCGGCGGGCACTACATCAACGTCTGGGGCCGCCTGAAGCCCGGCGTTACGGTGAAGCAGGCAAAAGCCGAGCTCGATGTGATTGCCAACCAGCTCGCCGTCCAATATCCCGACCCGCAGAAAGGATGGGGCATTTTCATGATGCCGCTCCAGGATTATCTCGTCCGCGACGTGCGGCCGGTTCTTTACACGCTACTTGGGGCGGTCGGCTGCGTTCTGCTGATCGCGTGCGCAAATCTGGCCAATCTTCTTCTCGCCCGCGCCACCGCGCGCCATCGCGAGATCTCCATTCGAGCGGCGCTCGGCGCCGGCCGTGGCCGCCTGGTCCGGCAACTTCTGACTGAAAGCGTCGTGCTCGCGCTTTGCGGCGGAATCGCCGGGATCGTTCTGGCGAAATGGGGCCTCGATCTGCTTCTGGCGCTCGCGCCCACCACTCTTCCCCGGAGCACTGAGATCCATCTCGATTCCGGCGTTCTCCTGTTCTCGCTGGCGCTGAGCATCGTGACCGGCCTCTTATTCGGAATAGCACCAGCATGGCTCGCGGCTCGCGCGGATGTGAACGAAGCGTTGAAGCAGGGAACTCGCGGCTCGACCGAGGGCGGCGCGCGCGGCCGGCTGCGTAGCGCGCTTGTCGTCGCCGAAGTGGTCCTGGCTCTTGTTCTGCTCGGCGGCGCCGGGTTGCTCGCCCGCAGTTTCATGCAACTTGCCCACGTCGATCCCGGTTTCATCCCGGAAAACGCGACCACGCTCCGGCTCTCGTTGCCGCAGAAGAAATACGCCGAGCCAGAACAACAAAACGCGTTTGCCAACGCGCTGCTCGAACGCCTGAAAGACTTGCCCGGCGTGCAGGCGGTCGGCATTACCCATTCGATGCCGCTCGTCGGTGATTACGTTCTCGGCTTTAACATCGAGGGCCGGCCGCCGATCGACCCCGCCGATCTGCCGAACACGAACTATTACGCGGTCACGCCGGATTACTTTCGCGCCATGGGAATTCGGCTCGTGCGCGGCCGAGGGTTCACTCCGCAGGATGACGCGAAAGCGCCGCGCGTGGCGATTATCAACGAAACGATGGCCCGGCAATTTTTCCCGAACGAAGATCCCATCGGCAAACGGATCAACATCACGAATGGACCGGACACCTGGCGGCAGATCATCGGCATCGTCGGCGACATCAAACAATACGGCGTGGACAAGGCGACCAGCGCTCAATCTTACGAGCCGTTCGCCCAGGTCCCGTTCAGCTCGATCAACGTCGTAATCCGGACGAAAGGTTCGCCGGCCGCTTTGCTCAGTGCGCTTCGTCCCGCGGTTTACGCAGTCGACAAAGACCAGCCGATCAGCACGATTCGCCCGCTCGAAGAAATCATGGCCGACAGTATTTCGCGGCAGCGTTTCGCGATGACGTTGCTGACCGTATTTTCGGCCGTGGCGCTCGTGATCGCAGCGGTCGGCATTTACGGCGTGATGGCTTACAACGTCGTCCAGCGGACCGGCGAATTCGGGATTCGGATGGCGCTCGGCGCGCAGCAGGGTGACGTGCTGCGGCTGGTTCTGACGCAAGGCGGCAAGCTAATTGGCCTGGGTCTGTTGATCGGGTTGCTCGCCACGGTCGCCGCTTCCTACGCAATGCGCTCGATTCTCTTCAACACCAGCGCCTTCGATCCGCTCACCCTGACCACCATCACGCTCGTCCTCGCAGCGGTAGCCCTGGTCGCCTGCTTCTTCCCCGCGAATCGAGCCACCAAGGTGAACCCGATCGAGGCGTTGAGGGCGGAGTGAAGAAAGTGACGAGTGACATGTGACGAGTGACGTGAAATGACGGACTTACGCTACGCCTTCCGCCAGTTGATTAGATCGCCGAGCTTCAGTGCCACGGCGATCATCGCGCTCGCCCTCGGGATCGGCGCCACGACAGCGATGTTCGCGGTCATTTACGCATTTCTGCTCCGGCCGCTGCCGTACACGGATCCGGACAAACTGGTCATGCTTCAATCGCGGGGAACCCGCACGGGAAATGATGTCGGCGTAAACTATCTCGACTTCGTCGACTGGAAGAAACAGAGCCAGAGCTTCTCGGACATCGCCTTTTTCAATCTCCGCTGGAACGGCAATATCGAATCGCCCGGCGGAATGACGGAGACGCTCAAGACCACTTTTACGACCGCGAACCTGTTCTCGTTGCTCGGCGTCCAGCCGATGCTGGGGCGCGATCTCACTCCTGCCGATGATGAAGAGAAGGCGCCGAAAGTCATCATGATCAGCGAACGGGTTTGGAAAAAAACCTTCGGCGGCGATCCGAACGTGATTGGGCGCACTATCCGCCTCGACGGCGGCACACCCCGCACGGTGGTTGGCGTTATGCCCGCTGGATTCCGTTTCCCGGTCCAGACCGACCTCTGGGTCCCGATGGCGTCCGTCTTCGGCAAAACCACCAACCGCGAGTGGCGCGCGGATCAGGCGATGGGCCGGCTCAAACCTAACGTCACGGTTGCGGAGGCGCAGGCTGAAATGACGCTGATCGCCCAGCAGCTGGCGCAGCTGTATCCGAATACCAACAAGGAGGTGGGCGCGGCGGTCGTGCCCTTGCGCGATCATACCACCGGCAATGTTCGATTCTCGCTGGTGCTTTTGCTCGCCTCGTGCGGCGGCGTGCTTCTGATTGCGTGCGCAAACGTTAGCCAGCTTTTGCTCGCCCGCGGCACGACAAGCGAACGCGAACTTTCCATTCGTGCCGCCCTTGGCGCCAGCCGCTGGCGGCTTGCTCGACAGGTCCTTGCGGAAAGCGCCTTGCTCGCGATCAGCGGCAGTATCGCGGGCGCGTTGCTTGCGTTCTGGCTGGTCGGCAGCGTTGCCGCCGCGATCCCGGTCGAGCTTCCGTTCTGGATTCGGATCGATCTGAACCCGAGCGTGCTGATTTTCGCCATCGGCATTTCCGGCCTCACCACTTTGCTCGCGGGATTTCTTCCGGCCTGGCAGTCCGCGCGGGTCGAGATTTCGCAATCGTTGAAAACATCGAGCGGAACGGTGGCCGGCACGGGACGACGGGCGCGCGAGCTTCTTACGGCCGCGCAGGTGGCGATTTCGGTGATTCTCCTCGTGGGAGCGAGTCTCGTTCTCCGCAGTTTGCTCAAATTGAATGAGGTGAATCCGGGATTCGATCCTCACCAGACGGTGATGATGGAAGTGAACCCGACCTACGTCGGCGATGAACCGTCGCAAACGCGCGCCGATCGTTACGCGCGCCTGCTCCAGCGAATCAGCCAGTTGCCGGAAGTGGAGTCGGCCGCAGCCAACAACAGCCCGCCCTTCGTCCCGCAACGACCGTGGAACCGCCTCGCCTTCACCGCCGAAGGTCAATCGGACGACGAACAACGCGCGAACCCGCGCCCCAATTTCCAAACCGTGAGCCCGGAATATTTCCGGCTTCTCCGCATTCCATTGCTGCGCGGTCGCGCGTTCCAGGACAGCGATACGATGGAAGCCACGCGCGTTTGCGTGATGAGCCAGCGGCTCGCCGAGAAAGTTTTCCCGGGCCAGGACCCGCTCGGCAGACGCATCACCATGGGCAGGCCCGACGATGAAGGCGGTCCGAATTGGATGACCGTGGTCGGCGTGGTGGGCGACGTGCGTCACCAGGCGCTGGGAAATGAAGCCGGGCCGGATCTTTACAACACGAGTCTCCAACTCGCCTGGAAGCAGATGCATTTTCTGGTGCGAGTGCGCGAAGGAATCAAGCCGCTGAGCATCGTGCCGTCGCTCCGCAAAGAAATGGCGGTCGTCGCGCCGGAAGTTGGCGTTTTCAACTTCGTTTCGTTCGGGGACGAGGTGACAAACTCTCTCTGGCAACAGCGGCTCCGCGGATGGCTCCTGGGATTTTTCTCAGTGGTCGCTCTGGCGTTGGCGGCAACGGGGTTGTATGGCGCGATCGCCTACGGCGTCGCGCAACGGACCCGTGAGATCGGGGTGCGGATGACGCTCGGCGCCGATCGTGCCGCCGTTCTGCGACTGGTGCTCGGACAGGGAATGCGCGCAGTCGCGTTCGGAATTCTGGCCGGCGTGGGCGGCGCCCTTCTGCTTTCGCGCGTGGTGAGCGCATCGCTTTTCGGCATTAACGCGAACGATCTCGCCAGTTACGCCGGAGCGACTCTTCTCCTCGCCGCCACCGCGGCAATCGCCGCCTTGATTCCGGCGCGCCGCGCCAGCCAGGTGAATCCGATGGAAGCGCTGAGAACAGAATGACGAAAGTGACGTGTGACGAGTGACGTGAAATGACTGACTTACGCTACGCTTTCCGGCAGCTCGTTAAATCGCCCAGCTTCAGTGCAACGGCGATCGTCGCGCTGGCCCTGGGGATTGGCGCGACGACGGCGATGTTCGCGGTGATCTACGCGTTTCTGCTCCGCCCGTTGCCCTACGCAAATCCGGATCAGCTCGTCATGCTGCAATCGCGGAACGTGACCACGGGAAACGATCTCGGCGTTAACTACCTCGACTTCCTGGATTGGCGAAAAGAGAGCCGCAGCTTTTCCGATGTCGCCTTCTGCAATCTGTTCTGGAACGGCAACGTCGAATCGCCCGCCGGCTCGACTGAGACAGTCAAGACGACCTTCACCACCGCAAACTTGTTCTCCCTCCTTGGCGTGCAGCCAATGCTCGGCCGCGATCTCACTCCCGCCGACGATGAACCGAACGCGCCGAAAGTGCTGCTGATCAGCGAACGACTCTGGAAAAGAACCTTCGGCGGCGATCCCAACATCATCGGGCGGGATATCCGCCTCAGCGGGACGCCGCGCGCGGTCGTCGGCGTCATGCCCACCGGTTTCCGTTTCCCATCGCAAACCGACCTTTGGGTTCCCGTGGGCTCAGTCTACGGCATGGCGTGGACGTCCGGGGCCACGAATAGCAACAAGGACCGCGCCTGGCGATCCGATCAGGCCATAGCCCGGCTCAAGCCCGGCGTGACGATGCAGACGGCGCAGAGCGAGATGAGCGTGATCGCGGAACGTCTGGCCCAACAATATCCGGACACGAACAAGCTCGTCGGCGCAGCGGTCGTTCCGTTGCGCGATCACGTTGCCGGCAACGTCCGTTTCTCATTGCTCCTCCTGCTGGCGGCATGCGGTGGCGTTCTCCTCATCGCGTGCGCAAACGTCAGCCAGCTTCTCCTGGCGCGCGCCACGACGCGGCACCGTGAACTTTCGGTTCGCGCCGCCCTGGGGGCGAGCCGCTGGCGACTCGCGCGGCAGGCCCTCACGGAAAGCGCCTTGCTCGCGATCGTTGGAAGTATCGTCGGCGCGTTGCTGGCCGTTTGGCTTGTCGATGTGGTGACGAAGGCCATCCCGATCGAGCTGCCGTTCTGGATCCGGATCGATCTCAATCCGTTCGTGCTCGGCTTCACCATCCTCGCTTCAGGCCTGACCACGTTGCTCGCCGGGTCGCTTCCAGCGTTCCAAAGCGCGCGCGTTGAAATCGCCCAATCGATGAAATCGAGCGCCGGTCCGGTCGTCGGCGCCGGCGCCCGCGCCCGCGAGCTGCTGACCGCCGCGCAGGTTGCGATCTCGATCGTTCTTCTCGTCGGCGCCAGTCTTGTCCTGCGGAGCCTCTTAAAACTGGGCGAGGTGAATCCCGGCTTCGATCCAAGCCACGTCGTGATGATGACAGTTAATCCGACTTACCAGGGCGAGGAGCCGGAGCAGACGATGCTGGATCGTTACTCGCGCTTGATGCAGCGCCTCAGCGAAATGCCGGGAGTCGAATCGGTCGCGGTGAATAACAGTCCGCCCTTCGTTCCCCAGGGACCCTGGAACCGCAGCCAGGTCGTGGGCGAAACCCAGCCGGTTTCGCCATCGCTCAATCCGATCGCCAATTTCCAGAGCGTGAGCCCGGATTATTTTCGGGTGCTCCGCATTCCGCTGGTGCGCGGACGCTTTTTCTCGGCGGCGGACAAGCTGGGCGAGCCGCGCGTTTGCATCGTGAGCGAACGGCTTGCGAAAGCGCTTTGGCCTAACGAGGACCCGGTCGGCCGGACCTTGCGCTCGCAGTGGCCGGGCTCGACCGCACCGCCCAACACCTTGATGACCGTGGTCGGTGTCGTCGGCGACGTGCGGGATCAGGCCCTGGAGCGCGAGGCCGGGCCGGGTCTTTACCGGCCCATTTTGCAGGGCGTCTGGAAGCAGCTGTATTTTCTCGTCCGCGCCCGCGGTAATGCGCTCGCTCTGGCGCCGGCGATTCGCCGCGAGATCGCGAGCGCTGCGCCGGAAGTAGGCGTCTACCATTTCGTCTCGCTCGAACAGGAAGTCGCGAACTCCCTCTGGCAATCGCGGCTCCGTGGCTGGCTCCTGGGATTTTTCTCGATGGTGGCGCTGGCGCTCGCGGCCACCGGTCTCTCCGGCGCGATCGCCTACGGCGTGGCGCAACGAACGCGCGAGATCGGCGTGCGCATGGCGCTCGGCGCAACGCGCCCCGCTATTCTTCGGCTTGTTCTGGGCCAGGGAATGCGCGCCGTCGTTCTCGGCCTGGTCGCGGGAATAATTGGAGCCATCGTGGTGTCGCGTCTTCTCCGCGCATCCTTGTTCGGGATCAGCGCAGACGATCTCGCCAGTTATACCGGAGCAACCCTGCTTCTCGCCGCGACCGCAGTCGTGGCCGCTTTGATTCCCGCCCGCCGCGCCACCCAGGTCAACCCCACGGAAGCGTTACGAACAGAATGAAGCAAGTGACGAGAAACTACAGGTTCTGAGATCCGCCAATCGAAAATCGAAATTCGAGAATCGAAAATTATGATGACCGACATCCGCTACGGCTTACGCCAACTCATCAAGCACCCCGCCTTCACCATCATCGCGATCCTTACCCTCGCGCTCGGGATCGGGGCGAACACCGCGATCTTTAGCGTAGTCAACGCCGTTCTCCTGAAACCACTGCCGTTTCCCGAACCGGACCAGCTCATTGCCGTCGGGATGACCGATACGCGGCAGAAGGGGGAAACGAATTTGGGTTCGCTTTCGTATCCGGACTTCTTCGATTTCCGGGACCAAAACCGGACGCTCGCGAGCATTGCCGTCTACGCCGACCGATCGTTCGCGCTCACCGGTGAGGAAGGAGCGACCAGTCTGCACGGGGTGAAAGCCAGCGCGGAATTTTTCGACGTGCTCGGCATCAAGCCCAAAATGGGGCGCGCTTTCGTGCGGGAAGATGAACAGGGCGGTGGCGGCCCGGGCGGATTCAAGGTCCTTATTAGTGACGAGTTTTGGAAGAAACATTTCGCGGGTGATTCAAATGTGATCGGCCGCCCCGTCACGCTCGACCGGCGTCCGCACACCGTGATCGGCGTCCTGCCGGCGGGATTTCAGTTCCCGATCCAAAACGATGCGACTGATTTCTATGTCTCAATTGCGGAAGACGCCGCGAACCCCGACGGCTCGCAGCCGCAAACAAAGCAGCGCGGCAGCCACAGTCTCCGGGCAGTGGCTCGATTGAAACCGGGCGCGAGCGTTGCCCAGGCGAATTCGGATTTGTCCGCGATCGCCGAGGCGCTCTCGAAACAATATCCCGAGTCGAATACCCATTTCGGCGTGCTGGCGAAACCGCTGCGCGAGGAGATGATCGGCGACGTCCGCACCGCGTTATACATTCTCTTTGGCGCCGTCGTCTGCGTGCTCCTGATTGCCAACGCCAACGTCGCGAATCTTCTCCTGGCTCGCGCGTCGGCCCGTGGAAAAGAGATCGCATTACGCGCGGCGATGGGGGCAAGTCGCTTTCGCATTATCCGGCAATTGCTCACCGAAAGCGTCCTGCTAGCCGGCTTGGGGGGGCTCCTGGGTTTGGTGATCGCCCAATGGGGAACCGAAGCGCTCATCAAAACCGTCCCGCAAAACATTCCGCGCATCAGCACCATTCAGCTCGATGCCTCGGTGCTGATTTTCACGCTGCTGGTTTCGCTGGCGACCGGCGTGATTTTCGGCCTTGTCCCCGCCTGGCAGGCCTCACACGTCGATCTCAACAGTTCGCTCAAATCCGGCAGCCGCACCGGTAGCGCGGGAGAAGGAAAGGGTCGCATCCGCAACGCCCTCATCGTGGCCGAGGTCGC carries:
- a CDS encoding ABC transporter permease, whose amino-acid sequence is MLNDFRYALRQLIKAPSFTFVAIITLALGIGACTAIFSVVNTVLLRPLDAPDSDRLVVIRETQLPQFPEFSVSPPNYLDWEKQTKSYEYLAAYTGASLNLTGEGEPQRLVGLKVTGHYFDVYGVKPVLGRLLLPEEDAPGKNHVVVLSHGFWQRVFGGTKDVIGRSVQLNGEPYQIVGVAPYLGIASKVDVWTPMAFKPDETDNKARGGHYINVWGRLKPGVTVKQAKAELDVIANQLAVQYPDPQKGWGIFMMPLQDYLVRDVRPVLYTLLGAVGCVLLIACANLANLLLARATARHREISIRAALGAGRGRLVRQLLTESVVLALCGGIAGIVLAKWGLDLLLALAPTTLPRSTEIHLDSGVLLFSLALSIVTGLLFGIAPAWLAARADVNEALKQGTRGSTEGGARGRLRSALVVAEVVLALVLLGGAGLLARSFMQLAHVDPGFIPENATTLRLSLPQKKYAEPEQQNAFANALLERLKDLPGVQAVGITHSMPLVGDYVLGFNIEGRPPIDPADLPNTNYYAVTPDYFRAMGIRLVRGRGFTPQDDAKAPRVAIINETMARQFFPNEDPIGKRINITNGPDTWRQIIGIVGDIKQYGVDKATSAQSYEPFAQVPFSSINVVIRTKGSPAALLSALRPAVYAVDKDQPISTIRPLEEIMADSISRQRFAMTLLTVFSAVALVIAAVGIYGVMAYNVVQRTGEFGIRMALGAQQGDVLRLVLTQGGKLIGLGLLIGLLATVAASYAMRSILFNTSAFDPLTLTTITLVLAAVALVACFFPANRATKVNPIEALRAE
- a CDS encoding ABC transporter permease; the encoded protein is MTNLRYAFRQLRKSPGFTITALATIAICLGANVAIFGVINSILLRPLPFPNADRLVTIYNTYPKAGVENDGSSITNYFERRGNIPAFESLSIYMSRAETVGDPGSMQQEEVVRVSPEFFTTLGISPAVGRSFTEEESVAQKNVVILTDGFWRKEFGADPKILARDTRINGIPREIVGVLPPEFRFLSSEARVFVGLKTDALQRGPNARHSGGGGTHLIARLKPGATIADAQAQIDAHNAEMEKDNPQAKMMAEAGFRSLVVPLHAYHVRSVRPTLLLLQGGVFFLLLIGAVNLVNLLLIRASGRAKEVAIRQSMGASRWHVVKQVMIETVLLTSVGGVMGLIIGAWGIRLLEVLGADRLPLGARIAFDDSLAVVGLLSAIVLGIVIAAPIAWFNLRSHLANALQSESRSGTVSRAAQQLRHGFIVAQIALAFVLLAGAALLGLSLKNVMAAPSGFRAEHVLTGECAISWHEIQNRVATFDRLLDSIRQQPGVVSAGTITSIPLSGDSGKTAVTPKGYVPPPGQSVHGHYSYAVHGDYFSVLGIPLREGRFLISEDSHRSERVCVVDEDLVRRYWPTGGALGQKIALGDESDDAHLFTIVGIVGSVKQAELTEPSGQGAVYLPFSQRESNSVFIVTRTSQRPEAFAETLRKLVHAANPQLAVDNIRSMETRVADSLIARRSPALLAVIFAGVALLLAAIGTYGVLSYAVAQRTREIGIRMAVGAQREQIGAQFLKIGLRLLIAGSVFGLIGAAICGRALQSILFNVPPLHLATLLTTAAIMTVVSLIACWLPARRASRTDPMEALRAE
- a CDS encoding ABC transporter permease, translated to MITDLRSAFRQLSKSPGFAFMAIATLAVAIGLNTAIFTVVHALLLDPFPYPNSDRLVQLRQQKPHVEPEPRTNYTGREFGAFHEQARSFSGLAAMEPVSRNVTVGNQEPERVGGAKVTADFFTLLGIAPQLGRTLLPEEQGTGGPRVVVIGQQLWKNRFGGDPNIVGRTLELDAEPFTIVGVMPARFQYANTAFWFPFPFEMQNAPQRWYTVIGRLASGATIASANAELKTLAGRFVQTQPGVSDYSGWTVFALPLRDALLGSVRTAVIVLTAAVALVLLIACANVAGLLLVRSSTRQREIAIRAAIGASRAHLLRQFLFESGVLALIGGALGILLAAWSIEPLIKLLPEAGLIDGGIPAETSIHLSAPVLLFAVGVTFATTLLFGLWPAWQASRTDAGLALRLGDRSGQGGRQPLRAALIVTEIALAVVLLAGAGLLLRSFAQLVSTDPGFRPEKVLTARINLPPARYDKAGAVSSFAEQLTAQIATLPGVNAAAAVSHPPFSFADRFPFAVEGKTATEQRLSADNRVVSPNYYDVMGIPLRRGRAFTDHDRADQPGVVIINEAMARRTWPDEDAIGKRIIVYVAGQEFPMTVVGIVADSRQLDLEQATAPEMNFPMAQMARMLRRINIVVRTNTEPNSLVPAIRTEVGKIDPQLPLYNITTMSAAVSDTVGVRRFAMAVLGLFAAVALLLALSGIYGVIAHAVAQRTHEIGIRMALGAAREDVLRMILGEGGRLALAGVGIGIGASFLLTQWLRTLLYGVSATDPLTFLAVALLLLFTAMFACWIPARRASRVDPMIALRSE